TAAGATATTGGATTTTAGACTTGGTGGTGCATCTATTATtttaaaatgaagaaaataagCCTTGTCTAGATTTAAACTCAAATTGAATAAACTAATAGTTTGATGAGTTCCTTTGAGACACAGCTGATGAACTTGGTTGTAACAAATCAAATTTTGGGACTTAGTTTTGGCCAATTGCCTACCCCGAGAAGAGCATTAGTCTTCTCTTGCGGTCAACAATGCATGTTGACTTTAATGATTTTACATATATTTTAGTTTTTGTCCTTTTCAATATAGATGAGTTTTCGAGTtttaattttatccttttcattgTAGATGAGTCTTCAAGTTAAAAGATACTTATCAAGTTTTCTTCTATGTATTCAGAAATATTCAAGCCTACATTGACATTTGAATTCAATGTTATAGCTTACCTGCTTCTCTTTCATGTCCATATGGATACAATCTCATCAACATGATATGGAACTTGCACTTTTAAATTTAGGTTAGGATGGACACAGCCACTGTTGCTATAAAAACTGAAAGACAATAAATTAAGGTAGCATGATTATCTGGCGCATAGAACAAAGAAGTGTTAGTTCAGGAGAATGGCTTTGATTGGCATGTAaggctttttctttctttcttttttttggttaatATTACGGCTGCAGTCAAAAATTTAGCACTCAATAGCTACAATTGACTATGAAGTATAAAGTTATTGATAGCAAGACTTATGACATCCAGTAGTTGTGTTGTCCTAAGGGTTTTTATTGGAAAGTCAAGAAATTTAATCCTCTGATTTAACATGTGATCACATCCTTGTCTTCATAATCCTTTCATAATGAATTAATAATCTGCTTTAATGTGTTTTATTACCTTGTGGTATAAATTATGGTCTCATTGACCTGTGATTGGAAATTTTATTTCAAGTAGTGTCTCAAGTCATAACCTTAGAATTCACCTGTTGCATGCGCCATGGCTAGGTTTCTATAGGACAAGTTTTTTCATCATTTCCTTTGCTTTTGAACACGTATACTGTCATGTCATTTTGGATTCCAACAATGTAATCAATTGAAAATATCCATAAAGCTTTTTCTTATTTTCAGCCCTCAGCTTGTTTTCCTGAAATtatatttgtttgtttgtttgttgctACAGGTGAAACAGTACCATCCATAAGATACAAAACCAATGACATACCCATCCTTGATCCACAAATTCTGTTGCCCACAAATACCCAGACTCCAAAAGATCTTTGTGCTTCTAATGTAGAAGAAGGTGCTCTTCCAGAGAGCGGTGACATCAACAGTGTTATTTTCAAGGAACCATCTTTAATGACCCAAGTGGAACCTGGCAGACGATCAGTTTCTCATGAGATCCAGTCGATACAGAGCTCACAAGTTGAAGCTGAGgccagaaagaagaataaagagataGCTGCAAAGGCTGTAAGGGGAAATTCTGGAAGAGTTCATGTTCCCTTGAAAACCCTCCTTGCTGAGGCGAACTTTGAGAACCCAAAGGTAACAAATGCCCAAGAGCATGACAAACCATTGGAGGACAACAAAAGTCGGGCCTTGCAGGATGAGGGATGCACAGCAAAGGCCTGGAGTTCCAAAATAGCTTCTGAGAGGCCTACTGAGTCCTCTCTTAGTCAAGCAGATtacagagaatggaattctcctGCGAGGCTTCCTGTCAATAAGAACCAGAAGAAGAGAGTTAAAGGAAAACAACCATGGATACCATTTATTTGCTGCCAATCCATTTACTGAATCTGTTGTGCCCCGTGGCTGCTCTCTCATAGGCTGGTCAGATCATCTTGAGTGGAGCAGTAGCCTCACCACTTGGCTTACTGCTGTTGCAATATAGAACCATTATTCTTCGAGTTCTGATATTGCAGATTTGGATGTAGTCTTATTTGCTGATATCTGTAAGTATTTAGCTTTGTTGGTGATTTGGTGTTCCCTTTCCTTTCTGGCTTTTGTATAGTGTTAGCATCAGAACTTCTACTATGTCGTCAATTAGCGCAATTTTGATGCTAATGGTCAAGTTAGTACAAGGTATCATATCCTTGGATAGGCATCTTTTGATGTTGTTTCAATTAAACCAAATTATGAATGGTTTACCTTGTTATTTCATATTTAATAATCGATCACCTTTCTTCTGCCTTCCTACACTTCAGCCTTTTTTGTTTCAGTTTAATTTACGGAAAACTAGCTTGTTTGCATGCACAGATTTGATCACCCTGCAGACCACTTGGTGCTAGTGGTTGGGTTAGAAATCAATTATAGTGGTCTGAGTCCAGAGGACCCAAGGTTTTTTGAAGTGTGGTTTTGGTCAGACTGCAGCTGGCAAACACATTCATGGATATCTTCAGCAGATCAAGAACTGGTGTTGCGATGCCCATTTAACCAAGCACATAGTCTGGATGTCTGAAGCGATTTCGTTTCTTTAGCCTTCCAATTTACCGTTGAAGCAAGAAACCCTGTCCTCACAATGAATATATTGATTGAAGAAAGTTTAGTGATAGAACACCTTAAAAAAGCatttagaattttagattttcCTCTGCTTTCCAGTTCAATCTCAGATTAGCTTTTAGCTTGTACTGATTCATTGATGTCTTTGTTCTTGCAAGAATGCTTGGAACCCAACAGGAAAAAAATTTGATACAGATGTTGCTAGTTCATCAAAAGGATTAGCTTAGCTTCGTATTAGGAACGTATGAGGGGATTCTGGGTAGCTTCATATATAGCCTTAAGTGAGGAAACAGCCTTCAAAACCAAACAGATAAAATAACGGGTGAAACAGATAGGGTTTTCACACATGTGACCTAACCAATGATAACGTTTGTGGAGGCTCAGGTATCTTGGCCATCTTGGTGCTAATCTCTAATCTTGTGTTTGGAAGCAGAATAGGGATGAATAAGCCTTTTAACTTGTTCCCACTCTTATCATCCAAGTAATCATTAGCACTTCCAACGAAGATAGAATATGTATTTTGGAAAAAAGTGCATCATAGATGTTTTACCTTTTTTTTCTCCTACCAATTAGAGGTGGCGATGCTTAACCATTTGATCTCTTTAACTTATTCAACTCATTATAGATCAAACtatattatctatttaataaaataatcagacttagatatgtatttttatttatttaataaataaatcagatttagatttatagattttagatctatgtATCCGACTCAATCTACATGTTGTTTGGCCTGGTCTAATTGCCATCCCTATTTTCGATTCATTTGTCTTAAATGACCCATTAACCTAATTAAGACTCAGAGAAccataaaaatagagaaaaaatcatgggaaacatagaaaaaatcaatgaaaacaaagcaaagacaaaaaaattaagatctttTTCCTacataatttgatatttttttttatttttttttatcttggaGATCTTTGACGAAAGAGAGCAAGATCAAGGAGTTTTTTATGTTGGCTGACGAAGATAGTGGAGAGTTGAAGGGTAAGACCAAGGCTATcagggagggagaggaggaggcGTAGTTGGAGAGGGGAGAAGTGGGAGGAGATCGCATGTGCGAAGAGGAGTCGCCATGAGGGATTGAGGGGGGATGGAAGGGAAGGAAAGGGTGAGCCcgataatcattaaaaaaaataataattttgaagattattattattttttatgaaattaatcACTTTTCGTTGCTTTTTTATCCTATGATTAAATTATTCATacttaggaaagaaaaaaaaaatttcataaaattgtCAAATCCCATGGCCTTTCCAAACTGGCCATAGTATCAGAATAACATGCTTCAACAAAAGATGGAATAATTTAATACTTCATTTCCCCCTCTAATTTACTTTATTTAACCTAATTATTCTGAACCTTTTATTCCGTGTGACTTTCATCCGCCGGTCCGCCTTTTTACCCATCTTATGTGGCAGTCGGCAATTGGTCGCGCCACGAGAGAAAAGCGTTACATTGGATCTTACTACTTAACTGTGCTCCGCCGGAGCATTATATCTCCTCAGGCCCCTTCAATAGCAGCGGAGACGAGAACGTCTAGAGGCTGCCGGCTCCGAGTGAGAAAACCATGGCGAAGCTTCATCTCTGCGTCGTTTTCGTTGCCGCTTTAATCCTACTTGGTGAGATATCACTTTAGTCTTACTcctggatttctttttcttcgaaGCATGCAATCTGATCTCTCCGATATTCTCGAGATTTGTTCCATCTGATCCGATCTTGTTTTCTTTAGTTTCCGCGAAGAAATCCGGGGATGTAACGGAACTCCAGATCGGTGTGAAGGTAAATATTTAACTCAATTTCTTTcgataattccatcatttcagTTGTCATATTCCAAATCTGACTTCTAAATGCTGGGGATGAATAGATGGACAtagtttagattgaatttttggttaaaaaatgaagattttttctttaatttaatgatataagaaaataatatattttttgaacatCATATTTTTGGGACCCTTTGtcaatcaaaaaattagatcttattTGAACGAATATAGATCAATTTGGATTTTGGTTCAGAAAAAAGATTCTTTTCCCTTTTCTGATGAGGTAAGAgaatagttgatttttttttcctttcggttttctcttctttttttttttttttgagattcgtTGTTAATGATAAAGATTAGAGACTTAGACTTGtatcatatgtcggtagaatttatttatttattcttaaataagACTTGtatcatatgtcggtagaatttatttatttatttttaaataatgtaGATGTTACTCTGTTGAGGGGTATTACATGCTTGGGGGAATGGTCAGGTTTTGTAGTTTGTACAGTCTGCTGAAAGATCAAACATATCATCATTTTCAGATAACATGGAGCGATAAGTTAGTTCATGTAGCTAGTTACCAATTTTACTTCAACGGGTGTAAAAGGTCTGATCAGTTAATTGCAGTGAGGACAACCTAAGAATACAATTCTTTAATTTCCATTATGGGAAGAGCGATGGAAACTTTTCTGCATATAAATACCCCAAACCCATGATTTCAGAGAGGTGTGCTTGGCATTAAGTTCGTCAATGAGATAAGTGCAATGATATTCAACAGTTCTTCACTGCATGATGTGCATGGCGGTGGTTGCAGTTGTGAGGTTTATGCTCATCTTCTAATCTGATAACTTCGCTGCTAGCTCCAAAGGTCTGATTGATTGTATTGGATGCTGTTGCACACTACTGAATTGGTTGGGACCAGCTAGCAAGAATGTCAAGTGTATTCTTAATCCAAAGTACATTCTTTATCTGCAACAAGAATCCTAGCTGCAGTTCCTTGTTCTAAGGGACTGATTAAGGGATGAATCAGCCCTTCGTTAGGTGCTAATTTTCTGCTTTGAGCAACAATCAGTAATCATTCTTTCTGATAAGGGAGAGCACTAAGATCAACCTGTAATGCAACAACAAATCTGTTCCCCCACTCCATAGATTgttctatttttcattttttttcctgcTATCAGTTCCAAAGAACTAGGACATTGTTCATTCAGTTGGAGCAACTATTGCTTTCTTCAGCAAAGTTTTGCAGGTTTTGTTCTTGCATTTTGTTTTATTAATCCTTAGGAAGAAGTCTTTGTCTAAGATTTCTTTGTATTGCACATTACtgcttttaattttttctatgctGTCCGTCTCTAAGCCATTTCTTCATCATGTGGTACCATGTGTGACAGCTGCTTAAAAGAGATATGCTACTGTGGTATAATATAAGTAAGTATTCCGAAAAATTTAAACATCCATAAATATACTATCATATAAAAAAGATAGTTATGTGTCCATAAAATGCTAAAGTAGGGAAAATAATGCAGCATGCATCTATAGTAGTTGACACATGCTAAATTCACtctagaagagaaaaaagaaaagggaaatgtGTACATTTCTTGTTGTTCTTTACAAGGCTTCAAGATGGTGCTCCAACATTTTAATAAAGTCCAGGTGGAACCAGATTGATATCTGAACTTATCTTCATCTTTGGAGATGACTTGGTAACCAGTTCTACTACCTAACAAGCTCTATCATATAATAAGTCATGTAAAATGGCAAATTTGCCATAGATCACCATGGTGAATCGTGATGGATATTTTCATATACTAAGTAATGAAAAAATCATGACGCTTCTGTCAGATGTACTTAGGTTTCTTTCAATATGTGCCAATCCATTACTGGAAATCCATGAGTTGTGCAATATGCCTATACAAACTTAAAGATACACATGCCATGTAAAATGTTTTGTTTATTGGATCATTAGTTTCTCCTGTTTGCACTATTGCCATTGTCTCATAATACGATTTGGTTTCTCCTGTTCATGGTATGAGTTTTAATCTTGCAGCATTCAGGCCCCAAAAGGCAGTGTGATCACGCAAGTTGCTAAAACATACAGATGCAGtagaatacatattttttttatatctagGGCTTTCGGCTCTATTGTTTGCACTATTCTATCTATCTATTTATTTACTTTGGCTTTCATATTTGCAGTACAAGCCGGAATCATGCAGCATCCAAGCTCACAAAGGTGACAGAATTAAAGTACACTATCGTGTAAGTAGTAATGTAATTTATGTATCCATACAATTGATGCTGCAATAGATAATAAATTAGGGCCTCTGAGATTCAAATATTCCACTATATATGTTTTGTTTTTTCTGTCTTTTTCTATTTGCCTTCCTTCTCCTGGACCTACTGAGTAAAACCTAATGGGCCAGGGTTAATATAGTTGTGTTGTGTAATCCACCATGGTCTTATAATATACTATAGATAATAAGTAGGAATCAAGAAGCTCTCAGCCTCAAGTTTGTTATTTGTTTCTTTAGAATGTCAAAGTTCATGATAGAGAGAAGTGGGCAAATCTTTACCCAAAATTCACTGCTCATCATGAGGCGACAAAAAAGGCTGAGGGTTAATTTGGAGGCCATGAAGAAGATGCTAATGCTAACTAAACTCAAAAGCGATGATGCCACCACATATTTCTTGGTCTTAGTTCTAATATCACTAGTTAGAGGCACCATCTTACTATTACACTGTCAAGAGATAAGGGATTTATTGAGGGTTAGTTGAGATAATTGAGTGTCTATAAGTTGAATGTGCAATCTAACCAACATAGTTGAAAGATTGAACTTGAAGGAAGATGAATATGATGGGAGAACCAAACAAGCTGTGACTTCATTGATGCAGTAGAAGATGCAGCAGAGATCTTATGGTATGGCATTTGCAGGGAAAGTAAAGGGAAGAAAAGGCAAAGAAGATTAAGCTTATGAGTTGATCACTGCACAAGGGATGAAAAGTGGCTTGCCATTGGGAGGTCAAATCTGAAAAGGAGCTCCATTAGTGGTTTGATAGTCTATGAGGCAGGCATGACCATTAAGCAGTGAGTTTGGAGTTATGTTGCAATATTAGTAACAATTGTCATGGAATGGGGATCTCCATTTAACATCATTGTAAAggaatagtatttttaaattttatacagTCAAGTGGTCATGTGTGAGCAATCACTATTGCAATGAAGTACACCATGTTTGTCATCTAAATCGCTGTGGGGACTGGGGACATTTTCATCATTGCCATATACTGGAGCAAACCCACTAGCAAATAATCTTAATTAAGTATTTTGAAAAATGTTTCAAGTTCCATTGATGTAGCCATGGGTGTTTTATTTCATCCTGGTATGTTTAATGACTTCAGAAGATATTGTGATTGTGGAGAATTGAGACAATTGGGGGAACATAAGAAAGATGGGGGAAGTTGTACGGTGCAAAGGTCAAGTTTAAAACAAGAGAGGGGCCAAAGGTTGGGATGCACTGAAAAAATGATAGGAAGGTTATGTCCACATAAAATTAGACGTAACAAAGGGAGTTCATGATATAGTATAGAACAGGCACAAAGAGCATGCACTTAGTGTTTGGAATTCATGGTTATCAATAACAAAAAAGCAAGCAAACTGGTGTATCAAAAGAAGGCATAACTAGGAGTAGGTACCTTAACAAGCACAAGAAAGTATTAAATATTTTGGTCTTAAAGATTAATTaaacaattttttatttttctgtgaCATTTTTTCTAGTGCAAATTCATTTGATTTGTAGGCTGCACAATTTTGGCGAGAGGATGCTAATTTTTCACTTGTTTGATCAAAATATGGATGGCAACAATGACAGAGTAGATATGCATTTATGTGGACACATCACTACACTATGAGGCAGCACCTGATCCCTAATCATGTATGGAACAGATGTGATTGCAGTTATGTGACAAATAGTTTCCTTATAGTACTGGGTTtagcttaactaattatttctccctAACAAGGCAGCCAAAAATTGGACCTTTATGCTCTTCtagatattttattatattcCAACCATTATGAAACAGCTAAAATGAAATGCTGCGCTCACATAAATATGCTAGTGctttatctatatctatatcgcTTTGTCATGGACAATCCCTTTCACCACCATTCCATGCTTGTCTGATCAAATAAATTTGCACAAGATTAGAACCTTtcgaagaaagaaaataaaatagtttGATTAATATATAGGTCTGTAGTATCGATGCTCTTGTTTGGCCCAAATACTAACAATGACCCATGGGTAGATGTTTTCATGAATAGAGAGATGGACCATTTTCTCTTGAGAGGAGAGGGCATCTAGCCCTTTCATTTTTCTAGCTgttggattttttattttattcactTTTATATGCTTTTGAAGAGATAGGTTTGTGGACTTAAACATGACCAAGTACTTTAGATAGGAGTTAATTACTTGATTTCTTGACTTGTACTAAACATTAAGAGGCTGGCTGCTAGCATCATGGCTTgctttctctttccttcttttctcttctttcttcttccacCTCTCTGTTGTACAATGCCACCACATCAAGCTCGCCCTGCCTCCTATTTGCCTAACACCCACCATCTTTTCAGTActaccccaccattaaggatctGCTCATGAGGCCGTGCCTGACCCTTATTGCTTAATGTCTACTACTTCAAGGCCATGCCTCACTTATTCATTTAATGTGCTTgacccccccccccctttttttgggGCGGGGGGGAGGGGGGTGCGGGAGGGGGCATATTGTTGGTGCCTCTCAGGAGTTACGTTTTCTTTTAGGGGTATTTGTtgtattttttcatttttttccctCTTGTTTCTTTTTTGACAAGCCAAGGATTTGGGCGGGAGTCTGAAGCTCTTTTTGATGCAATATTTTTAATTGATGTTAGGTTTTGGAGGGTCTGGTTGGGCTCTTCTCGCTGTTCAGGCCTCTAACTTTTATTCTATTTCATTGGCCCCATGTATAGACTTCTCTCAtttagaaatagaaaaaaaaataaaaaaatgaaactactgtttccctttcttctttttctggaacttctctttcttttccttttttgagaaaattttcTTTGAAACTAGGGCCATTGGCCAACATTAGAATTCTCATGGGCTGGGTGGAAGTCAGCTCCACTGGGGTGATGGTCGCTGGTTGTGTTTCTTTGATGATACTGGATGTAGCTTAGGTCAGAGAAGAAAGAGGAGTGGTGAGACGTGAGAGGAAGAGTTATATGCGGCTCTGGTGGTGCTTGGCATTCCAAAATGGTGTGTTTGGTGGCACCAAAGATTTTGGATGCAAGGCTGGTGGTGGAAAATGCCATTACTATGCTAATTTGGTGTGTAAAGTGTAGTCATGGAGTGGCTGGAGTTAAGCTAATCGATGGTGAAGCGACATGGCGGGGAGCACCAACTGGGCTGATCAAGTGCTTGAGTTGATGCAAGTCAATGGTGGTAGGGAAGATGGAGTTGTTGCCGATGAAGGTGGAAGAAGActggaggagaaaagaagagagaagggaaAAAGGCATGCCACAATGATAGGTGGGTAGGTTGTCTTGGTATGGTGGCTCTCCACAATGAACATGTAAGAAAAGAAGGGAAGTGAAAAGAAGATGGAGGGAAAAAAGTAAACCATGTTGCTAGCGGCCAACCTCTTAATGTTTGGCACTTGTCACAAAACCAAGTAATTTACTCTAAACGAAAGTGATTAATTCTGTTTAACTCCATAAACCTCTCGTTTGAAAGCACATAAAAGTGAATAGATCTGAACCATGTAAATGCAAAGCCAACAGGTGGACAAGTGAGAGAATTAGATGCCCTCTCCTCTTAAGAGGAGGGTAGTCCATCTCAATATGTAGATGTCTTGCATTAGATTCATTATATTGGTGGTTCCATGAATGATAGCGGTGTACAAATGTTCTACTGCACCAGCAAATGGTGTACTCACAAATTGAAGCTGAAGTTCACACTTCATCTACCTTTGATATATGGTGGTTTGTTTGTTGTTTCTTGTCCATCGCAACTATCATTTCCCACCCTTTAATGCATTTTAGGAGTTATTTAGCTATAATTTTTGACACCAATGCattattattatgattatgattattattattattattattattatttgtgttCTCTATCTGCATCATGTCACTCTTTGCTCTTTGAATACAGCTGTGGTATTTAGTAATCCAGATCTAGATAATAAAAAATTGGAGCAATTTTTGATCCTCTTCATTACTTAATAGGTCATTTATACTGCACATTGTAAATTTTATGCTTTGGTAGCTCATAGCTTGGCTTATAATTTCTCATTGATTATTTGCTTGATGTTAGCGCATTGTGAGATCTTTGACTGAATAATAATGTTCAGTCAAAAAATTAATGTTATCATCTTTTCCTAAATATTTGCATTTCAAGCTACCTAACACTCATTGATGTTTGAGTCATCATATTTAATTATCTATATGTGTTTGAGTTGTAAATTTTTGGGGTTCGTACTATCGTCATTCTCTCAACCACTGGTTATTGATGTTGCAGGGGACGCTCACCGATGGAACAGTATTTGATTCCAGCTTTGAAAGAGGTGATCCAATTGAATTCGAGCTTGGTAGTGGTCAAGTGATTAAAGGTATTTCTGATAAACGAGTCATTGTGTCAATTTCTCTTTAAACAATGTCTCGAGATATAGAAAGAAGAAGAGCATACCATGAAAATATGGGTGACAGACAAAATATATACCATTTGCATTTAAGGGCTCAATCAATTCTTGGGAAAAATGGCAGCAAAATAGCAACTAGAAACTCGAGCCTCATCCGTCTTAGGTTATCCTTAAATCCAATATCATCTGGAATGTGAGTATTTTAAGGTCTGTATTTCACACATAATTATTTAGGAATTAAGTATCTGAACTTTGAAATTCGTTGTTGTTAGGCATGTGTGCTTTGTAAAGAAATTACAATTGCTATAAGCTATTCATTATTTGTTTACAAGTTGTCATGCACATAGATGATGAGCTatgctatttattttattttatttttattttttttgcttttcaaaattataagaaTAACTATCTATTGTAATATAGCATTGCTATGTGATAAATATTATGGAATATACACTAAAGATGCCAACATGACCAACTCAATAATTTTACCTACCTAAGTTGTGGCGTTTTTGATAATTAGAGTTGAACCTGTCATGGATTTCCAGACTTTATGGCAATCAACAAAATTTAGCACTAACATCATTCCACTCAGAAAGGATGAATGAAgataaagcaaaataaaaatggaTGGAGGAAAAGGAGGAGAATGGAGAGAGGAGGGCTGAGAGAAGAGAGGCAAGAAATGATATTGGATTTCTTGACTCAAGGAGTAGATAAGACGGcaatagggatggcaatgggtagggtttcggtcggatattgtactATCCATCTTCAAACTCAAACTTAATACCATATACCCAAACCCTACTCGATGCCcgatcgggtaagaaaagagatacccatccctaTATCCAACGGGTTCGGAGATACCCACGGATAATCCATTTCTCCATATCCAACCCATATCCGCCCCATGCCTATtccaaatccaaaaaaaataaacaaccaaaataattttatgcatattatcaatcaaaataaaattatcaattcaacatagaacataatttataagtccaaatttatagaaatcaaacatagaaatagaattacaattcaacatagaacatataaataaacaaaataattttatgcatattatcaa
The DNA window shown above is from Elaeis guineensis isolate ETL-2024a chromosome 8, EG11, whole genome shotgun sequence and carries:
- the LOC140851264 gene encoding FK506-binding protein 2-like; the protein is MAKLHLCVVFVAALILLVSAKKSGDVTELQIGVKYKPESCSIQAHKGDRIKVHYRGTLTDGTVFDSSFERGDPIEFELGSGQVIKGWDQGLLGMCVGEKRKLKIPAKLGYGAQGSPPTIPGGATLIFDTELVAVNGKTSDDNKSTEGNSEL